A segment of the Populus alba chromosome 9, ASM523922v2, whole genome shotgun sequence genome:
aaaccatgtttgtttttgaagtCTGTAAAAGTTAACTTACAACATCTGCTGCTGAAAATTTCAGGCAATTGATTGGTTGAAATCTTATTATTGGGAGCCTCAGACAAAGCAGATTCCATTCCAAAGAGATGGAAGTGCTGACAtcagaaaagaaatcaaatctaaattcCGTGAATTAGCATCCTGCTTGAAAGTTAAGAAGAGTACCCACCCTGGTTCTTCAGCAATCAAAGCAAAACGTGcgtatgaaattttattttcttttattttctctctttggaCATTAAAAGGCcaatgcaattttatttttctcccttTTGATGTTGCCAGGCCTTAGAATAATGTGATTCAAAATAAGACTTCATGATCAAATATTCATGAAGGCTTAACATGTTTTCCCCTTTTTAACTTTTGTGACCGGTTAACCAGCATTCCACTGCATTTCCCTTCCATAGAATAAAGAACTTGTTATTCTAAGACTAAACATAGAGAAGGGAAAATCCCTCTTAACATGAAGAGATAGCTAAAACAAGGAAATCATGGTGAGTGAAAGAGGGGTCTTGTCAAATTAGATGTAGACGTAGATGCTGATGGGAATCTGTTGTCCATGCAGCATGTTTGGTTTTCATACCTACAAGAATattggctcttttttttttccaccactATGTATTCAGTACatgttcttttttcctttgtcTGGAAAGATTAATTCTTGAAACAGTGATATCTTGGCCCGAGTCATGATGTGTTATCCCATTCCACAATTTTTTGTCAGTTCATAAAAAGCATGATTTGTTCTTATCTGGAATTGTTACTGAAACTGCACTTTTTAGGGGTGTGATGGAGGTTGCTTTTCgcttggaaatgcatcaaaatatttttttattttaaaaaatttatttctgacatcaacatatcaaacaatccaaaaaataaaattgaagctagaaaaaataaaattttttcaaaaacgtggttggaccgcaatgccaaacaagGCTAGTTTAAATgtaaacttatatatttttttactcatcCCAATGAGGACATAGCATTTTTTAGTTATATGATTTTCAATGCTTATTTAATCGCTACCACTATAGAATTTCAATCTTATTGGCCGTCAGCCTTTGTAGGTGGCAAATGTTGTGAACAACTTTCTGGCCATATTAAGTTTTTCTCACTTGTGTCCCGCACGCTATATTCATCCAAATCTAGGGGTGAGATGATACGccccaattatttttaagaagtaATAAAGGCAAAGTTCAAATTTATGGTTCTTTCATTCTTGATATTTCTTGGTTGCGATATAGTTCATTATGAACACTTAGTGAAGAACTTTTGAGGATAGTTTTTGATGTTGTAGGAATTCTCTCAGATACTGTTTGAAATTTGGAGTCGTGGCTAATGCATGGAAGATGACCCAAATATCTGCACACACAAGTTATATATGTATTTGCTGATGAACTTCTTTCTTCAGGTTCTAAGAAGAATATTACCAAGACTTTGAAAAATCTGGTTCGTCTATATTCTTCCTTCTCCTCAGAAGTACTGTCAGTTTTGTTGGAGTTCTTGCTCAAGGCTTTGGATTCCTCAAATTTGGTAGAGCTTCCAAAAGATTGCCTAGTTGGCGAAGGCGTGTGTACTTTGTTGGATGATTGGAAGCTTGTAATAACAAAATTCTCAAAGAAGGAACCAGAAGTACTCCTTATGCTTCTTAAGGCTGTTCTAAATATGATTGATACTCATGAAGCCATGAAATATGAAATGGGTAACCACAAACTCAGTCCTCCTGTGTTCCATAGCTATTGTTTGCTTATTCTTTAGGTCCTGTTAGGATAATCAGAAACTTTAGTAGTTGTTAACTGCTAACGTTCTCCATTTTCACCGTGCTTggggttaatatttttttgtttgctcaCAAGAAGCACAGAAATAGCACTACTTGTATTGGTTTTATTAGCAAGAAGTTTCAGAAGATATAggtttagaaaaagaaattctcTCCAAACCTTTAACAAAATTCCAAATGCTACTGCTTTCAGCTAGCTATAATTTGGTGTCAACTTTCaatatgcattttgtttttgcgtttGAAACCCACTTGTGAACTTTTCTTCGTTGAACCAacttttgtgatcattggtctTTATTTGAGCTAGTGAATTAGGCATGCCCAACCTCGTATTTGTTGAACTCTTTTCAACCTGTTTATGAGCTATATCTGATTAACCATGCAAGTACCTGGTTTACAATGAATGCCAGCTTGATTCGGAATGACATATAGCTGCCTGTAACTATACATGATAGCTTCAAAAAGGTTCAATGCAATAATAATCACATAAATGGTTTTGATTTAATGTTCTCTTTATTGACCTTTTCTGAAATCTTGTTTAGGAACACATCTCATATCATGGGAGCATGGAACAGAGAATTGCCAAATTGATCGACTTTCTTCCTTGTTTGCATGGCTTGTTGGACAACTCAAGGGTCTAAAGCCTCTTCGCTGTAAACAATCTGCAGCTGAAAGCTTAGCCTCTTCAATAGGAATGAATTTATCCAACGCAATCCTGATGGAGGTTCTCCGTAAATGCCTTCTGGTGTCCTCATATGGCAATAAACAGCTTATGTGTTCAGCACTGCATCTTGCACAGTTGATGGGTGATAGCTCTGTGATGGATAAACTCAAAAAACTAAGTTTGCTAGCTTTATCAGACCCAGATGTTACCCAAGAGAAGTCTCCTCCCCCGAGTTTGAATAGCCTTCTTACCCAGCAAGATCAATCTATCCATCAGGCCACCAAGAAGCTAGACTTTGTAAAACTTTGCCGAACAAAGAGTAAAGTTGCTGAGAGAACAGATGGTGATGTGGGTAGTTCAGGCAGATGGGTTGTGGCAAAATCATGGAACCCATGTCCAATTGGTATGTTGCCTCGTGACCTTGGATCTTCTGGCTGTCTTCCTGTTCTTGACTGTGATGACGACAGTAAAAAGCCTGTGCATGCATCAGAAAGGAATCAGATCTGGGAACAGAAACAATGTAGCATAAGAGAACCTGGTGGTGATATTCCTTTATCAGATTACACTAGTGTCGAGAGGACTGGTAGCAAGAGAGAAGCTGGttctgatatttatttattggacaAATCAAGTGTGAAGAAGATGAGAGAGACAGCAGACAGTTTTGAATCAGAGGATGAGAATGTTTTGTTGTCAAAAGATGACAAAGGTTGTCTAATGATAAACGGGGTCTGGAAGAAAATCGGGGAAGAAGAGCTGCTTGCTATTATGTCTAATGTGAGGATTTTGGTGTAGAAGTCCCCAGAATAACATTTTTGATTTCTTTATGGTGCCCTATTTACTCAATTTATTCTCATTGATATTCATCTGCAACCCTTTAACAACCTCATTCTCATGGGAAATGAAATTACTGGAATTTACGCCAAGAAGCTGGCATGGCTCAAACTGGTTTCTAGGCACTCGGCACGCTCTTATTACTCCTTTCTAAAGTGATAAATTTTCAATGGGAGTGGAGCATGCTGCGAGGAAACATGGCCTAGCATCAACTTCGATATTTTCGTGATGCATTTTGTTCAGGTTTGTTCCCGTCATTCTTGTAAACTGCTTTCAGCTATGTCAAGGTTGGTCTGTACTCTGCTGGCAATGTGATTGCTCTTATCTTGTTCAAGGTGCCGCATTAGCAACACTACAGGAGCATAACTTTTagagcaaaaaaataacaagatctTGCATTGCCATACCTGTCCATTTGCGTAAAAGAACAACTTGAGTTTTTGCTTTCAGGGGTCTCACGTACCGACTCGTTTAGCATTCCATCACGTGGATTGTGAATATTGAAATTACTTGTTTATAGTGCTGTTTGATACTTTCCAATTGTTTATCAAGAGAGCAGCCCTTAGATGCTGTAGCTAGACAACTAGGAGTAAAAAAACACTCGAGATATTAATAAcgtcaaaaaaaacaaaggacttacaaaaaatacaaggaaCTAGGCGAAGATCCAATGGTACAAAGCACGCCATCAGAGTTGGGCCCACCACTGAAATGTAGTAACTAGCATATGGAGGAAAGCCCGGCAGGGGCGACCTGAGAACACATGTTGCCCAAGATAACCCAGGAGGGTGCAGCCCACATGTGATTTCAGGTCGCTCCTGTAGGAATCCTCCACGATCGGCCGCCTCTGTGTTTTCCGTTTGCTCAACTTCGGCGATGAATCCCTCGGGCTTCATTCCTTGTTATATAGCACCAAAAACCCAGTACTTCCTTTCAAATGTACTACACGGAGTCACCATATGCAGTAGTACTTGATATGGatcttttaattgaattatcacCCAATTTGTACTCCCTGATCCAGCCCCATTGTACTGCTATGGAGCACCAAATTGGCATGATATCGATGTAGGAAGGCTAATGAAGGATGCATGGTTTTAGTACACAGGTGATTGTGGGTCGTACAGAAGTATGATTAGCACAAAAACCAAGAAAGCAGTACATCTGTACGTCACGTGTATATCATGGAAGGAATCGTTCAAGAGTATTGGAGTTTGGAAGAAAATTCGCCCTGTATTTTAGTACCAAACCAAACTATGTTGATTTCTTACCATTAAGAAAAGCTAAAAACTCATCTttcttattgaaaaataaaaaagattattattattatgatatatattttccaTTTAGTTAGATTGCTACTGGAGTTGAATTAGGTTGGAATtgcgttttaatatgttaatgttaaaaataattttttaaaaaaaaaaaaaaaattattttgatatatttaaaaattaaaaaatatttatatttatttattatatatatatatatataacaaatatatatctcgagtttgaattgagtttttataatatttatatcttatttattacgtataaaataatgtaaatatccaaaataactCATCCATAAAGGTAGTGTCGGTATCCTAAATTGCCTTTCCTAAATAatacatttaattaatattaaatacatgAGAAAACGGACGAGTAGGGTCTATTCTTTGAACACAGTCTTGATCCGTGTCGTGTCCAGCCAACCATTGACTATTATCTAGTTTAGTAATTCTTAGtagtttttgaaaagaaaaattgcgGTCTTAAATTACTCAAAAGACTCTACAACAAATGGAGTAATACCGCTAACGCACCTACTGGCTTTGCGTTCCATGCTACGATATAGTTGTAGAAGCCATTCAAACAGTTTTAAAGTTgtttatgattgatttttaaagtgttttttgttttaaaatatattaaaaaatatattttttatttttaaaaaattatttttaaaattagtacattaaaacgattcaaaacatataaaaataattaatttttaacaaaaaaaattaaaattttttaaaaacacaggttcatcagtgattttttt
Coding sequences within it:
- the LOC118027636 gene encoding uncharacterized protein, with the protein product MESLLGFQDESIAVVGDDQEKSTSSSYGYKLVPWLNWSEWECVRDSLFSDSPEKIHSAITRISTWRSRGCLPAVIDVTASIIEVQQKDPLYRKDLPDDAIHSEQMLAMLYCMAILRLVNCVVEKTRKKTEVSIAEAAGAIGIPRTLIDIRHEGSHRDLPALALVRDSAVKAIDWLKSYYWEPQTKQIPFQRDGSADIRKEIKSKFRELASCLKVKKSTHPGSSAIKAKRSKKNITKTLKNLVRLYSSFSSEVLSVLLEFLLKALDSSNLVELPKDCLVGEGVCTLLDDWKLVITKFSKKEPEVLLMLLKAVLNMIDTHEAMKYEMGTHLISWEHGTENCQIDRLSSLFAWLVGQLKGLKPLRCKQSAAESLASSIGMNLSNAILMEVLRKCLLVSSYGNKQLMCSALHLAQLMGDSSVMDKLKKLSLLALSDPDVTQEKSPPPSLNSLLTQQDQSIHQATKKLDFVKLCRTKSKVAERTDGDVGSSGRWVVAKSWNPCPIGMLPRDLGSSGCLPVLDCDDDSKKPVHASERNQIWEQKQCSIREPGGDIPLSDYTSVERTGSKREAGSDIYLLDKSSVKKMRETADSFESEDENVLLSKDDKGCLMINGVWKKIGEEELLAIMSNVRILV